The following proteins come from a genomic window of Castor canadensis chromosome 17, mCasCan1.hap1v2, whole genome shotgun sequence:
- the Wdr6 gene encoding tRNA (34-2'-O)-methyltransferase regulator WDR6, which produces MDALEDYIWPRATSELILLPVTGLECVGDRLLAGEGPDVLVYSLDFGGHLRMMKRVQNLLGHYLIHGFRVRPEPKGDLDSEAMIAVFGSKGLRIVKVSWGESRFRELWRSGLWNMSDWIWDVRWLEGNVALALGHNSVVLYDPVIGCMLQDVPCTDRCTLSSACLIGDTWKELTIVAGAVSNQLLVWYPATALTDNKPVAPDRRVSGHVGVIFSMSYLESKGLLATASEDRSVRIWKVGDLRVPGGRVQNIGHCFGHSARVWQVKLLENYLISAGEDCVCLVWSHEGEILQAFRGHQGRGIRAIAAHERQAWVITGGDDSGIRLWHLVGRGYPGLGVSALSFKSSSRPGTLKAVTLAGSWRLLAVTDTGVLYLYDFEVKCWEQLLEDKHFQSYCLLEAAPGPEGFGLCAMANGEGRVKVVPINTPTAAVDQILFHGKVHSLSWALRGYEELLLLASGPGGVVACLEISAAPSGKTIFVKERCRYLLPPSKQRWHTCSTFLPPGDFLVCGDRRGSVLLFPSRPGLLKDPGLGGKAGAIVEAPGAGGSNGRSEKDASGWGPVSTLHSLHGKQGVTSVTCHGGYVYTTGRDGAYYQLFVRGGQLQPVLRQKSCRGMNWVAGLRMVSDGSMVILGFHANEFVVWSPRSHEKLHIINCGGGHRSWAFSDTEAAMAFAYLKDGDVMLYRALGGCTRPHVILREGLHGREITCVKRVGTITLGPEFEVPSFDQPDYLEPGSEGPGLTDIVITCSEDTTVCVLALPTTTGSAHALTSVCNHISSVRAVAVWGIGTPGGSQDACPGLTANVVSAGGRAEMHCFSIMVTPDPSTPSRLACHVMHLSSHRLDEYWDRQRNRHRMVKVDPETRYMSLAICELDRPGLGPLVAAACSDGAVRLFLLQDSGRILQLLAETFHHKRCVLKVHSFVHEAPNQQRRMFLCSAATDGSLAFWDLTTVLDRGSTTLEPPAQPGLPYQLGCPCMTLQAHSSGVNSLHTLPTREGHHLVASGSEDGSLHVFVLAVEMPELEEAVGEAELMPQLRVLEEYSVPCAHAAHVTGLKILSPSLMVSASIDQRLTFWRLGHGEPTFMNSTVYHVPDVADMDCWPVSPEFGHRCALGGQGLEVYNWYD; this is translated from the exons GTGAGGGGCCCGATGTCCTGGTGTACAGCTTGGACTTTGGTGGGCATCTGCGGATGATGAAGCGAGTACAGAACCTGCTTGGCCATTATCTTATCCATGGGTTCCGGGTGCGGCCAGAGCCCAAAGGAGACCTTGACTCGGAAGCCATGATAGCTGTGTTTGGGAGCAAGGGACTCCGAATTGTTAAAGTTAGCTGGGGTGAGAGCCGTTTCCGGGAGCTCTGGCGTTCTGGCCTGTGGAACATGTCTGACTGGATCTGGGATGTACGCTGGCTCGAGGGCAATGTTGCCTTGGCCCTGGGCCACAATTCAGTGGTGCTGTATGACCCTGTGATAGGGTGCATGCTGCAGGATGTCCCCTGCACAGACAGGTGCACCCTCTCCTCAGCCTGCCTGATTGGAGACACCTGGAAGGAACTGACCATAGTGGCAGGTGCTGTTTCCAACCAACTTCTGGTCTGGTACCCAGCCACTGCTTTAACAGACAACAAGCCTGTGGCACCTGACAGACGGGTCAGTGGACATGTGGGTGTCATCTTCAGCATGTCATACCTGGAAAGCAAGGGCTTGCTGGCAACGGCTTCAGAAGACCGAAGTGTTCGTATCTGGAAGGTGGGCGACCTCCGGGTGCCTGGGGGTCGGGTACAGAATATTGGGCACTGTTTTGGGCATAGTGCCCGTGTGTGGCAGGTCAAGCTCCTAGAGAATTATCTCATCAGTGCAGGCGAAGATTGTGTCTGCTTGGTGTGGAGCCATGAAGGTGAGATTCTCCAAGCCTTTCGGGGCCACCAGGGCCGTGGGATCCGGGCCATAGCTGCTCATGAGAGGCAGGCATGGGTAATCACTGGGGGTGATGATTCAGGCATTCGGCTGTGGCATCTGGTAGGGCGTGGGTACCCAGGCTTGGGAGTCTCGGCTCTCAGCTTCAAGTCCTCTAGCAGGCCAGGTACCCTCAAGGCCGTGACTCTGGCTGGTTCTTGGCGACTGTTGGCAGTGACTGATACAGGAGTCCTGTACCTCTATGACTTCGAGGTCAAGTGCTGGGAGCAGCTGCTAGAGGATAAGCATTTTCAGTCTTACTGCCTGCTGGAGGCAGCTCCTGGTCCTGAGGGCTTCGGACTGTGTGCCATGGCCAATGGGGAGGGTCGTGTCAAAGTTGTCCCCATCAACACTCCAACTGCTGCTGTGGACCAGATCCTGTTCCATGGGAAGGTTCACAGCTTGAGTTGGGCCCTGCGTGGCTATGAGGAGCTCCTTTTGCTGGCTTCTGGTCCTGGTGGTGTAGTGGCTTGCTTGGAGATCTCAGCTGCACCCTCTGGGAAGACCATCTTTGTCAAGGAACGTTGCCGATACCTGCTACCCCCAAGTAAGCAAAGATGGCACACATGCAGTACCTTCCTGCCCCCGGGTGACTTCTTGGTGTGTGGGGACCGCCGTGGCTCTGTGCTGCTATTTCCCTCCAGACCAGGTCTGCTCAAGGACCCTGGGCTTGGAGGCAAGGCTGGGGCTATTGTTGAGGCACCTGGAGCAGGTGGTAGCAATGGTAGGAGCGAGAAAGATGCATCTGGGTGGGGCCCTGTGTCTACCCTCCATTCTCTGCATGGGAAGCAGGGTGTGACCTCAGTCACTTGCCATGGTGGCTATGTGTACACCACCGGGCGTGATGGTGCCTATTACCAGCTCTTTGTGCGAGGTGGCCAGCTCCAGCCAGTCCTAAGACAGAAGTCCTGTCGAGGCATGAACTGGGTGGCTGGGCTTCGAATGGTGTCTGATGGGAGCATGGTCATCCTGGGTTTCCATGCCAATGAATTTGTGGTATGGAGCCCTCGTTCACATGAGAAGCTGCACATCATCAACTGTGGAGGAGGGCACCGCTCCTGGGCCTTCTCTGATACCGAGGCGGCCATGGCCTTTGCCTATCTCAAGGATGGGGATGTCATGCTATACCGGGCTCTAGGTGGCTGCACCCGGCCACATGTGATTCTCCGAGAGGGTCTGCATGGCCGTGAAATCACTTGTGTAAAGCGCGTGGGCACCATCACCCTGGGACCCGAATTTGAGGTACCCAGCTTTGATCAACCTGACTACCTGGAGCCTGGCAGTGAGGGGCCTGGCCTTACTGACATTGTAATCACATGCAGTGAGGACACTACTGTGTGTGTCCTGGCACTCCCTACAACCACAGGCTCAGCCCATGCACTCACATCTGTTTGTAACCACATCTCTTCAGTGCGTGCTGTGGCAGTGTGGGGCATTGGCACCCCAGGTGGCTCTCAGGATGCTTGTCCAGGGCTGACAGCCAATGTAGTGTCTGCAGGGGGTCGAGCTGAGATGCACTGTTTCAGCATCATGGTTACTCCTGACCCCAGCACCCCAAGCCGCCTCGCCTGCCATGTCATGCACCTTTCATCCCACCGGTTAGACGAATACTGGGACCGGCAGCGCAATCGGCATCGAATGGTCAAGGTGGACCCTGAGACCAG GTACATGTCCCTGGCTATTTGTGAACTTGACCGGCCTGGCCTTGGCCCCCTTGTGGCTGCAGCTTGTAGTGATGGAGCGGTGAG GCTCTTTCTCTTGCAGGACTCTGGGCGAATTCTACAGCTCCTTGCTGAAACTTTCCACCATAAGCGGTGTGTCCTCAAGGTCCACTCCTTTGTACATGAGGCACCGAATCAGCAGCG GAGGATGTTCCTGTGCAGTGCAGCTACCGATGGCAGCCTGGCCTTCTGGGATCTCACCACTGTGCTAGACCGTGGCTCCACCACCCTGGAGCCTCCAGCACAGCCTGGGCTTCCTTACC AGCTGGGCTGTCCCTGCATGACCCTCCAGGCCCACAGCAGTGGTGTCAATAGCCTGCATACTCTGCCCACACGTGAGGGCCACCATCTTGTGGCCAGTGGTAGTGAGGATGGCTCCCTCCATGTCTTCGTGCTTGCTGTGGAGATGCCGGAGCTGGAAGAGGCTGTGGGGGAGGCTGAGCTGATGCCTCAGCTGCGTGTCCTAGAGGAATACTCTGTTCCTTGTGCACATGCCGCCCATGTGACAGGCCTCAAGATCCTAAGCCCAAGCCTCATGGTCTCAGCTTCCATTGACCAACGGCTGACCTTCTGGCGTCTAGGGCATGGTGAACCCACGTTCATGAACAGCACTGTGTATCATGTGCCAGATGTGGCCGACATGGACTGCTGGCCTGTGAGCCCTGAATTTGGCCACCGCTGTGCTCTTGGGGGTCAGGGGCTTGAAGTTTACAACTGGTATGACTAA